In Mariluticola halotolerans, one DNA window encodes the following:
- a CDS encoding branched-chain amino acid ABC transporter substrate-binding protein, whose amino-acid sequence MKHFTLAALTAVGALCASAVALHAEPLKIGIIESLSGSQTSTGRLYATAVKYGVDRINEAGGFNGEPVEVTEYDNAGGAPEAADKFRQAAADGVDIIFQGASSAIAGQLTEDVRKYNLRNPGKEVMFINLGGEAMELTGDKCQFYHFRFTTTAPMRVNALVNAMKEAGDLGDKVYSINQNYSWGQDMQAAVDAVADVGGYEVVDEVLHDVNKIQDFAPFVARIKAASPDTVFTGNWSNDLLLLMKAAGDSGLDVTFATAFLDQPGNIANAGDTAVGHYIANNYDNAAGADAFAETYKAATGHYPIFVEGHTAFAVGTLQSALGNLDFDGGEINVTEIALALEDTVYDTPVGPISVRKEDHQTIRPVVVSKVVKNPKYPTDDTDMGFETVKIVPGELAVYPVQDSCKMQRPDA is encoded by the coding sequence ATGAAACATTTTACACTAGCAGCCCTGACAGCTGTGGGAGCGCTTTGCGCGAGCGCGGTGGCGTTGCATGCCGAGCCGCTCAAGATCGGCATTATCGAAAGCCTTTCGGGCTCGCAGACGTCGACTGGCCGCCTTTACGCGACAGCCGTCAAATACGGCGTTGACAGGATTAACGAAGCGGGCGGCTTTAACGGCGAGCCGGTGGAAGTGACTGAATATGACAATGCCGGTGGTGCGCCTGAGGCGGCGGACAAGTTCCGGCAGGCGGCGGCTGACGGCGTGGACATCATTTTCCAGGGCGCTTCATCGGCTATTGCCGGCCAGCTCACTGAAGACGTGCGCAAGTATAATCTGCGCAATCCCGGCAAGGAAGTCATGTTCATCAATCTCGGTGGCGAGGCCATGGAGCTAACGGGCGACAAATGCCAGTTTTATCACTTCCGCTTCACGACAACCGCACCAATGCGGGTCAACGCGCTTGTGAATGCGATGAAAGAAGCGGGTGACCTTGGCGACAAAGTTTACTCGATCAACCAGAACTATTCCTGGGGTCAGGACATGCAGGCGGCAGTTGATGCGGTAGCCGATGTCGGCGGTTATGAAGTCGTCGACGAAGTTCTGCATGATGTGAACAAGATTCAGGATTTCGCACCCTTTGTTGCGCGTATCAAGGCCGCCAGCCCGGACACAGTTTTCACCGGGAACTGGTCAAACGATCTGCTGCTTTTGATGAAAGCTGCAGGCGATTCCGGGCTCGACGTGACTTTTGCCACGGCCTTCCTTGATCAGCCGGGTAATATAGCGAATGCCGGCGATACGGCGGTCGGTCACTATATTGCGAACAACTATGACAATGCCGCAGGTGCTGATGCCTTCGCCGAAACCTACAAGGCAGCGACAGGGCACTATCCGATCTTTGTCGAGGGGCATACCGCCTTCGCGGTCGGGACGCTTCAGAGCGCATTGGGTAATCTCGATTTCGACGGTGGCGAGATCAATGTGACCGAAATTGCGCTCGCTTTGGAAGACACAGTTTATGACACGCCCGTGGGGCCGATTTCGGTCCGCAAAGAGGACCATCAGACGATCCGTCCTGTGGTGGTATCCAAGGTGGTCAAAAACCCGAAATATCCAACAGACGACACTGATATGGGCTTTGAGACGGTGAAAATCGTTCCCGGAGAGCTGGCGGTGTATCCCGTGCAAGACAGCTGCAAAATGCAGCGTCCTGACGCCTGA
- a CDS encoding branched-chain amino acid ABC transporter permease, giving the protein MEFVIISALNGATYGLLLFMVSAGLTLIFGMMGVLNFAHASFYMLGAYVAYAISSVFGFWVGLLVAPIIVGLVGMAIERFLLPRVHAHGHAHELLLTFGIALIIEELIKLFFGDFPVNYQMPSALRFSAFDIFGTNYPFYRLFIGGVAVVMFTALWLLLTRTRTGIVVRAAERLPSMAEALGHNIPIVFMFVFGTGAALAGLAGAVAGAFYPTNPNMGIELGVIVFVVVVVGGLGSLKGSLVASLLIGLFSSFAVGLDWSIANLFGLVGLGDWARSVGGLMTLELSSVSATIPFALMLIVLLVRPAGLMGERN; this is encoded by the coding sequence ATGGAATTTGTGATCATCTCAGCTTTAAACGGCGCAACCTATGGATTGCTGCTGTTCATGGTTTCGGCCGGCCTGACGCTTATATTTGGCATGATGGGCGTGCTCAACTTCGCCCATGCATCTTTCTATATGCTGGGCGCCTATGTCGCCTATGCGATATCCTCGGTATTCGGCTTCTGGGTTGGCCTTTTGGTGGCACCCATCATCGTGGGTCTCGTCGGCATGGCAATCGAGCGCTTCCTGCTTCCACGGGTTCATGCGCATGGCCATGCCCATGAACTATTGCTGACTTTCGGCATCGCGCTGATCATTGAGGAACTGATCAAGCTGTTTTTCGGTGATTTTCCAGTCAATTACCAAATGCCCAGCGCGCTTCGCTTCTCCGCGTTCGATATTTTCGGCACCAATTATCCCTTCTACCGCTTGTTTATCGGCGGTGTGGCGGTTGTGATGTTTACCGCGCTCTGGTTGCTGCTGACGCGCACGCGCACCGGGATCGTGGTTCGCGCCGCAGAGCGCTTGCCCAGCATGGCGGAGGCTCTCGGCCATAACATTCCAATTGTCTTTATGTTCGTCTTCGGTACAGGCGCAGCGCTCGCTGGCCTTGCGGGGGCGGTCGCGGGGGCCTTTTACCCGACCAATCCGAATATGGGGATTGAGCTGGGGGTGATCGTTTTCGTGGTCGTCGTCGTTGGCGGGCTTGGCTCTCTTAAAGGCTCACTCGTTGCATCGCTTTTGATCGGCCTGTTCTCGTCGTTCGCAGTGGGGCTCGACTGGTCAATCGCAAACCTTTTCGGCCTTGTGGGGCTCGGCGACTGGGCGCGTTCAGTTGGCGGGTTGATGACGCTCGAGCTTTCCTCGGTCAGTGCGACAATTCCCTTTGCTCTTATGCTGATTGTCCTGCTGGTTCGGCCCGCAGGCCTGATGGGAGAGCGTAACTGA
- a CDS encoding branched-chain amino acid ABC transporter permease produces MAFMYKTCLLVLALVLLVAVPPFLGLGWQNAMVNVLIASLFALAFNLLIGQAGLLSFGHAAYFGIGAFATLHLMIAVEDGLPLPTPLLPLAGALAGLLIGIIAGYFATMRSGVYFALVTLAIAELFHSLAPHLQGLFGGEAGVSSMRMPWQGMTFGSILEVYYLTLGWALICGLGLWAYTRTPFGRLTLALRDNEQRVRFLGYNAHASKVIIFAISAMVSGVAGALQAISNETANYSLFATDVSAQVVLQTFVGGSTIFFGPIIGATLFTLFSFLISDLTRSWVFYQGLIFVLVMLYAPTGIGGVIQYHIRHWGQLNWARLAGPYAIAVLGGLLVAAGIVYLTETVAVLFGEEYAMRMRADEGALPSYELFGFIWDPAGIFTWIVPVVLLGGGGVTLYRARQRITIFWESMGRKGDAETNSSGAAQ; encoded by the coding sequence ATGGCTTTTATGTATAAAACTTGCCTTCTCGTCCTCGCACTGGTTCTGCTGGTTGCCGTGCCGCCTTTCCTTGGCCTTGGCTGGCAGAATGCGATGGTGAACGTGCTCATCGCGAGCCTTTTCGCGTTGGCCTTCAATCTGCTTATCGGGCAGGCCGGGCTGCTCTCTTTCGGACATGCCGCCTATTTCGGTATTGGTGCCTTCGCAACGCTTCACTTGATGATTGCGGTGGAGGACGGATTGCCACTTCCAACACCGCTCCTGCCGCTTGCCGGTGCGTTGGCCGGGCTTTTGATCGGGATCATCGCAGGCTATTTCGCCACCATGCGCTCGGGTGTGTATTTCGCGCTGGTCACGCTGGCAATTGCCGAGCTCTTCCATTCACTTGCGCCACACTTGCAGGGGCTCTTTGGCGGGGAGGCCGGTGTCTCCTCAATGCGGATGCCCTGGCAAGGGATGACCTTTGGTTCGATACTTGAGGTCTATTATCTGACGCTCGGCTGGGCTTTGATTTGTGGCCTGGGACTGTGGGCCTACACGCGGACCCCTTTCGGACGCCTGACATTGGCATTGCGTGACAATGAGCAGCGCGTGCGGTTCCTCGGGTACAACGCGCATGCTTCCAAGGTCATCATTTTCGCCATATCGGCAATGGTTTCGGGCGTGGCGGGGGCATTGCAGGCGATTTCGAATGAGACAGCGAACTATTCGCTGTTTGCGACGGACGTCTCAGCGCAGGTGGTTCTTCAGACCTTTGTGGGCGGATCAACGATCTTCTTTGGTCCCATTATTGGCGCAACGCTCTTTACGCTCTTCTCGTTTCTTATCTCTGATCTTACCCGCTCATGGGTGTTCTATCAGGGTTTGATCTTCGTGCTGGTGATGCTCTATGCGCCAACCGGCATTGGTGGTGTCATCCAGTACCACATTCGTCACTGGGGGCAGCTCAATTGGGCGCGGCTTGCGGGGCCATACGCGATTGCTGTGCTTGGTGGGCTGCTTGTTGCTGCGGGGATTGTCTACCTGACCGAGACGGTGGCTGTCCTCTTTGGTGAGGAGTATGCCATGCGCATGCGGGCGGACGAGGGCGCTCTGCCAAGCTATGAGCTGTTTGGCTTCATCTGGGACCCTGCCGGCATTTTTACCTGGATCGTGCCTGTCGTGCTGCTGGGCGGCGGCGGGGTGACCCTTTACCGCGCCCGCCAGCGGATCACCATTTTCTGGGAAAGCATGGGCCGAAAAGGTGATGCGGAGACTAATTCGTCAGGAGCGGCGCAATGA
- a CDS encoding ABC transporter ATP-binding protein — MNTTIPSALQLTSVSKTFGPIKVIQDLNLDVARGERHAVIGPNGAGKSTLFNMISGMFLPSAGKISLNGQSIGGLSPHEINRAGLSRSFQITNIFHRMSVFENLRIGVLARHNQRFNLFNAIARMREINEETGRILDLVGLSVRANDLGGDLSYSEQRALEIGMTLSTGADVILLDEPTAGMSREETAQAVELIRKVTEDKTLVMVEHDMSVVFSLCDRVSVLVYGDILATDTPKAISENEAVQKAYLGEEAA, encoded by the coding sequence ATGAACACGACAATCCCTTCAGCATTGCAGCTTACGAGCGTTTCGAAGACCTTTGGGCCGATCAAGGTTATTCAGGATCTGAATCTTGATGTTGCCCGGGGTGAACGCCATGCTGTTATCGGACCCAATGGGGCGGGAAAATCCACCCTGTTCAACATGATTTCAGGGATGTTTCTGCCATCCGCTGGCAAAATCAGCCTTAATGGTCAGAGCATTGGCGGGCTCTCGCCGCATGAGATCAACCGGGCCGGTTTGTCCCGATCGTTCCAGATCACCAATATATTCCATCGCATGAGCGTGTTTGAAAATCTGCGCATCGGCGTGCTTGCCCGCCATAACCAGCGCTTCAATTTATTCAATGCAATCGCTCGTATGCGTGAAATCAACGAGGAAACCGGCCGGATTCTGGATCTTGTCGGGTTGAGTGTGCGTGCCAACGATCTGGGGGGTGACTTGTCTTATTCCGAGCAACGTGCGCTGGAGATCGGCATGACGCTGTCCACCGGCGCCGATGTGATCCTGTTAGACGAGCCGACGGCAGGTATGTCGCGCGAAGAGACCGCACAAGCCGTGGAACTGATCCGTAAGGTGACGGAAGACAAAACGCTCGTGATGGTCGAGCACGACATGAGTGTTGTGTTCAGCTTGTGCGACAGGGTTTCGGTGTTGGTCTATGGCGACATCCTGGCAACGGATACGCCCAAAGCTATCAGCGAAAACGAGGCGGTTCAAAAAGCATATCTGGGGGAGGAAGCCGCGTGA
- a CDS encoding ABC transporter ATP-binding protein: protein MNLFEVKGLHAHYGKSHILHGVDLVIPRASIVSLLGRNGSGRSTLMKTIMGLVPPTAGSIALQGRELTGQRPHAICRQGVGYVPEERLVFPNLTVGENLAMGVQKAHADVHSWTVDEMYDYFPRLKERRDINAGYLSGGEQQMLTMCRSLLGNPRLLLIDEPTEGLAPKIVEVVMEVILDIARRGVAVVLVEQKLTIALKVAADVMVMGHGELVFQGTPDALAENPDVRRRWLEVA from the coding sequence GTGAACCTGTTCGAGGTCAAAGGGCTGCATGCCCATTATGGCAAAAGCCACATTCTGCACGGCGTCGATCTGGTCATTCCCCGGGCATCGATTGTCTCACTTCTCGGCCGCAATGGATCGGGCCGTTCAACTTTAATGAAAACCATCATGGGGCTGGTGCCACCGACTGCAGGTTCCATTGCTTTGCAAGGCCGCGAGCTGACGGGCCAACGTCCGCACGCCATTTGCCGTCAGGGTGTTGGATATGTGCCCGAGGAACGTCTGGTATTTCCAAACCTGACCGTTGGCGAAAACCTCGCCATGGGGGTTCAGAAAGCGCACGCCGATGTTCATTCATGGACCGTTGACGAAATGTACGACTATTTCCCGCGCTTAAAGGAACGTCGCGACATCAATGCCGGGTATCTTTCCGGTGGTGAGCAGCAAATGCTGACCATGTGCAGATCCCTTCTGGGGAATCCTCGCCTTTTGTTGATTGACGAGCCTACCGAAGGCCTTGCGCCCAAAATTGTCGAAGTGGTGATGGAGGTCATTCTCGATATCGCCCGGCGTGGTGTTGCTGTTGTGTTGGTTGAACAAAAGCTCACGATTGCGCTCAAGGTGGCGGCTGACGTGATGGTTATGGGGCATGGGGAACTGGTGTTTCAGGGTACGCCGGATGCTTTGGCCGAGAATCCGGATGTTCGGCGACGCTGGCTGGAAGTTGCCTGA
- a CDS encoding SDR family oxidoreductase gives MTYLERLRPTEGAKVLVTAGASGIGAAVASAFLEVGARVAVCDVDEAALDRFCRENPRALRFVTDVSDAAAVDNMFETLEQEFDGLDVLVNNAGIPGPTGNVDEIALDDIRRTLDVDLLGQFIVIRRAMKLIKKSAGASIINMSSVAGRLGYAMRSSYSASKWGIVGMTASLAKELGPAGIRVNAILPGVVRGKRMDGVIQARADAEGLTFAEVEKEYVSHISLRRMVGPEDVAGTALFLSSPAAANISGQAISVCGNVETI, from the coding sequence ATGACTTATTTGGAGAGACTGCGCCCGACAGAGGGAGCAAAGGTTCTGGTTACTGCCGGAGCCTCAGGGATTGGTGCAGCTGTTGCGTCGGCGTTTCTGGAGGTTGGCGCAAGGGTTGCTGTTTGTGATGTTGACGAAGCAGCTCTCGACCGGTTCTGTCGCGAAAATCCGCGCGCCTTGCGGTTTGTGACAGATGTTTCCGACGCTGCGGCGGTCGACAATATGTTTGAAACGCTCGAACAGGAATTCGACGGTCTCGATGTGCTGGTCAACAATGCCGGCATTCCCGGGCCGACCGGTAACGTCGATGAAATAGCGCTCGATGATATCCGCCGCACGCTTGATGTCGATCTGCTGGGTCAGTTCATCGTCATCCGCCGCGCGATGAAGCTTATCAAAAAGAGTGCAGGGGCCTCGATCATCAACATGTCGTCAGTGGCCGGCCGGCTCGGCTATGCCATGCGCAGCTCTTATTCGGCGTCGAAATGGGGCATTGTGGGAATGACTGCCAGCCTGGCAAAGGAGTTGGGGCCAGCCGGGATACGGGTGAACGCCATCCTGCCAGGTGTGGTGCGCGGCAAGAGAATGGATGGTGTCATCCAGGCCAGAGCCGATGCAGAGGGGCTTACCTTCGCTGAAGTAGAGAAAGAATATGTGTCCCATATTTCGCTCAGACGCATGGTTGGGCCAGAGGATGTGGCCGGCACCGCGCTTTTTTTGAGCTCGCCGGCTGCCGCCAATATCTCGGGGCAGGCCATCAGCGTTTGTGGAAATGTGGAAACCATTTGA
- a CDS encoding MFS transporter, which translates to MAFAVSALLKPIAGELDLGRAAVSAAVGLGRLVAGLTSPAAGRISDLVSPRYVVFAGMIVTAIGLFATGLVQAQWHLYLAWSLLVSGGVAAGFTVALDKIVISAVREGRGMALALRFSVAGLVTTLMMPMVATMIEVFGWRGTCFAWGGLLMVLAPVSLVVLPGRIPAYTAQKPVPGGGVPGEDGLAGLPAIPDQGWRQAAGTLNYWIVAFTFMAQAAANTGLVLHLVPLMTDSGFDAGIAASLVGALVLLSIPIRLLTGKVADAVHPGHLPMLLGGLMLLEAVAIGSYAVMPSFATLLALLFALGVSAGAPTLIVLVLISHLFGDQHYGTLQGSLMMLQVPGTMMAPFAAGFAYDTMGTYAPAIAGFAILLCLGGLLLLRLRMPAREQR; encoded by the coding sequence GTGGCGTTTGCCGTTTCGGCTTTGCTCAAACCGATTGCAGGTGAGCTGGATTTGGGGCGTGCCGCGGTGTCTGCAGCTGTCGGCCTGGGCAGGCTCGTCGCTGGCCTCACGTCGCCGGCCGCTGGTCGCATTTCCGACCTCGTCTCGCCACGCTATGTGGTCTTCGCAGGCATGATTGTTACGGCAATAGGGTTGTTTGCAACCGGTCTGGTGCAGGCACAGTGGCACCTTTATTTGGCTTGGTCGCTGCTTGTTTCCGGCGGGGTCGCGGCGGGGTTCACCGTGGCACTCGACAAGATTGTTATTTCCGCTGTGCGCGAAGGCCGTGGCATGGCGTTGGCGCTTCGCTTTTCCGTGGCCGGACTGGTCACGACCCTGATGATGCCGATGGTCGCCACCATGATTGAGGTGTTCGGTTGGCGGGGCACCTGTTTCGCCTGGGGCGGGCTGTTGATGGTACTGGCGCCGGTTTCCCTTGTGGTTCTGCCCGGCCGGATACCTGCCTATACCGCACAAAAGCCGGTGCCAGGTGGTGGGGTTCCGGGCGAGGATGGATTAGCCGGTCTGCCCGCCATCCCCGATCAGGGGTGGCGGCAGGCCGCCGGTACGCTCAATTACTGGATTGTTGCATTTACTTTCATGGCGCAGGCGGCTGCCAATACCGGGCTTGTGCTTCATCTCGTGCCGCTGATGACCGATAGCGGCTTTGATGCCGGTATTGCGGCATCATTGGTTGGTGCCTTGGTCTTGCTGTCAATTCCTATTCGGCTGCTGACGGGAAAGGTGGCCGATGCTGTGCATCCGGGGCACCTGCCCATGTTGCTGGGTGGACTGATGCTGCTGGAGGCTGTCGCGATCGGCAGTTATGCTGTCATGCCTTCGTTTGCCACCTTGCTGGCGCTGCTGTTTGCCTTGGGCGTTTCCGCCGGTGCGCCAACACTGATTGTGCTCGTGCTGATATCTCATCTGTTCGGTGACCAGCACTATGGCACCCTTCAAGGCTCGCTGATGATGCTTCAGGTGCCGGGCACCATGATGGCACCGTTTGCAGCGGGTTTCGCATATGACACGATGGGAACGTACGCGCCCGCTATTGCCGGCTTCGCGATACTTTTGTGTCTTGGCGGACTTCTCTTGCTGCGTTTGCGGATGCCGGCGCGTGAACAGAGATAA
- a CDS encoding cytochrome P450 has translation MVERGDPPPHNTLHEFDADVPETFDSVHEMFRDLRGRCPVAHSADFEGFWVLTKYDDVINTLADADTYSTAIQNVVPRVATSGRRPPLHLDPPDHTPYRRAITPLFRTERMKALEPVVRKIVTDLLAPVVGQGEADICLDFSYKLPIHVLAEFFHIPPEQAEKIRDIGADYNRALQHKDMEKVQATSVFLYEVARDIIELRKVEPLDPTIDPTSALLAARQDGEPLPEEMILGTIRQLLVVGIIAPTTFIGSMTIHFARHPEHHRMLKDDPSLVPAALEEMLRLYTPYRGFARTPKKDVTIRGRTIPKDEPIALSFTSANRDADAFENPDEFRLDRPEGRQHMAFGRGPHQCAGAPLARLMLRVTLEELIARTDGFEITGEIPMTTWPEYGPLSVPVRFL, from the coding sequence ATGGTTGAGCGAGGGGATCCGCCGCCGCATAACACGTTGCATGAGTTTGACGCTGACGTGCCCGAGACATTCGATTCGGTGCATGAGATGTTCCGCGATTTACGTGGACGCTGCCCGGTGGCGCATAGCGCCGATTTCGAAGGGTTCTGGGTGCTCACCAAATACGACGATGTGATCAACACCCTGGCCGATGCTGACACCTATTCCACGGCGATCCAGAATGTGGTGCCGCGTGTGGCTACCTCCGGGCGCCGTCCGCCACTGCATCTCGATCCGCCCGATCATACCCCATACCGGCGGGCTATCACGCCTCTGTTCCGCACGGAACGAATGAAAGCGCTGGAACCTGTGGTCAGAAAGATCGTGACAGATCTTCTTGCCCCAGTAGTGGGGCAGGGCGAGGCGGATATATGCCTCGATTTTTCCTATAAGCTGCCAATCCATGTCCTGGCGGAGTTTTTCCATATTCCGCCGGAGCAAGCCGAGAAAATTCGCGATATCGGGGCAGACTATAATCGGGCCCTGCAGCACAAGGACATGGAAAAAGTCCAGGCTACCAGCGTTTTCCTTTACGAGGTGGCTCGCGACATCATTGAGTTGCGCAAGGTTGAACCGTTAGACCCGACCATCGACCCCACCAGCGCGTTGTTGGCCGCAAGGCAGGATGGCGAGCCCTTGCCCGAGGAAATGATCCTGGGCACAATTCGGCAATTGCTGGTCGTGGGGATCATCGCGCCGACCACCTTCATTGGCTCAATGACTATCCATTTCGCCCGGCATCCGGAGCATCACAGGATGCTCAAGGACGATCCCTCGCTCGTCCCAGCAGCGCTTGAAGAAATGCTGCGGCTTTATACGCCCTATCGAGGTTTCGCCCGTACGCCAAAGAAAGATGTAACGATCAGAGGCCGTACCATCCCCAAGGATGAACCTATCGCGCTGTCGTTTACCTCAGCAAACCGGGATGCGGATGCCTTTGAAAATCCTGATGAATTCCGGCTGGACCGTCCTGAGGGACGACAGCATATGGCGTTTGGCCGTGGACCTCACCAGTGTGCAGGTGCACCGCTGGCCCGGCTGATGTTGCGGGTGACGCTGGAAGAACTAATCGCGCGCACAGACGGCTTCGAGATCACCGGAGAAATCCCCATGACCACCTGGCCGGAATATGGGCCGCTGAGTGTGCCAGTGCGGTTTCTTTAG
- a CDS encoding GntR family transcriptional regulator translates to MDSETVAAAPQTLAKIAERIRERIRRGTFAPGQRLIEVDLADEFQVGRGRIREVFKILVGEGFLEFIENRGVYVRRFTRAEILEMGQVREVLEGLAARLAAEMPKTQEQVDQLRAHQAALDAAANSFDIDGYNRENFAYHATICGMSENRHIEAFLYRVRLPLYRLQLPRSFTEDSMSRSNSDHQVITAAIISGNPDAAEAAMRAHVRTGNQHVASLPHDYFV, encoded by the coding sequence GTGGATTCAGAGACCGTCGCTGCAGCCCCGCAGACACTTGCCAAGATCGCCGAACGTATTCGGGAGCGCATCCGGCGCGGAACTTTTGCACCCGGCCAGCGCCTGATCGAAGTTGATCTTGCCGATGAGTTCCAGGTCGGGCGTGGCCGCATCCGCGAAGTTTTCAAGATTCTGGTGGGGGAAGGCTTTCTCGAGTTCATCGAGAACCGTGGCGTCTATGTACGCCGGTTCACCCGGGCCGAGATCCTTGAAATGGGCCAGGTCCGCGAGGTTCTCGAGGGACTGGCGGCGCGTCTGGCGGCTGAAATGCCCAAGACCCAGGAACAAGTGGATCAATTGCGCGCCCACCAGGCCGCGCTCGACGCGGCAGCAAACAGCTTCGACATTGACGGTTACAATCGCGAGAATTTTGCCTATCACGCCACTATCTGCGGCATGTCGGAAAACCGGCATATCGAGGCTTTCCTATACCGTGTGCGCCTGCCGCTTTACCGGCTGCAATTGCCGCGCAGCTTTACCGAGGACTCCATGTCCCGCTCCAACAGCGATCACCAGGTCATTACCGCCGCCATCATCTCGGGCAACCCCGATGCCGCGGAGGCTGCCATGCGCGCCCATGTACGCACCGGCAACCAGCATGTGGCGAGCCTGCCCCACGACTATTTCGTCTAA
- a CDS encoding ABC transporter substrate-binding protein → MDQKIAHHVRAAAVTAMLVTVGIMPAAAQAAEGELTIALPTFSEETMVPWAGSGQRKTYLDMAYEYLAYLDPETGKAVPGLAESWDMNADGTQWIFHLRKGVQFTGGYGEMTAEDVKYSIERLIGEDSRAGPASTMRRTIDTVDVIDDYTVQVNLKMPDFALAAGYFGATQQLGIVSRDYIESLGEDAATAAPVGTGAYVLESQSTGSEIVMTVRDDMDLANHWRVNPDFETITFKAVPEESTRVAMLQTEEADIAPISFDSIPSIREKGIGIVSAQKTWSPVVRLGGLVLNDENRSNPDAPWADVKVRQAMNYAVDKQTIIDELFQGEATVAASDTPVTAWDSVEPYPYDPEMARKLLAEAGYGDGFDITLKTFTTTPGAELPLMAEAVALYWNDVGINTTIEPVDWPALRSQWTEGKATDFVWTHRGFPFANPANGLEAGFVSDSLFASYASDELDAMIDDYAAEQDLDLREEKLTAIGQYLRDQAAAVFIALANEPYGVGSKVESWPINTSYVWNFDQVQAAD, encoded by the coding sequence ATGGACCAAAAAATTGCGCATCACGTGCGCGCTGCCGCAGTTACTGCGATGCTTGTGACAGTGGGTATCATGCCGGCTGCTGCACAGGCTGCGGAAGGTGAACTCACCATCGCATTGCCGACATTTTCTGAGGAGACCATGGTGCCCTGGGCGGGCAGTGGTCAACGCAAAACCTATCTCGACATGGCATATGAGTATCTCGCCTATCTCGATCCGGAGACGGGAAAAGCCGTGCCCGGGTTGGCCGAAAGCTGGGATATGAACGCGGACGGCACGCAATGGATCTTCCATTTGCGCAAAGGCGTGCAGTTTACTGGCGGCTATGGCGAGATGACCGCCGAAGACGTCAAGTATTCCATCGAACGGCTGATCGGTGAGGACTCGCGGGCCGGGCCGGCCTCCACCATGCGCCGTACCATCGACACGGTGGACGTGATCGATGACTACACGGTGCAGGTGAACCTGAAGATGCCCGATTTCGCTCTGGCCGCAGGCTATTTCGGCGCCACGCAGCAGCTCGGTATCGTTTCCAGAGATTACATCGAGAGCCTTGGTGAAGACGCTGCAACCGCTGCTCCCGTAGGCACCGGCGCTTATGTGCTGGAAAGCCAGTCGACGGGTTCGGAAATCGTCATGACGGTGCGTGATGACATGGATTTAGCCAATCACTGGCGGGTCAATCCGGACTTTGAAACTATCACGTTCAAGGCGGTTCCTGAAGAATCCACCCGCGTCGCCATGCTGCAGACTGAAGAGGCGGATATCGCCCCGATCAGTTTCGATTCCATTCCCTCGATTCGGGAGAAAGGCATCGGGATTGTTTCCGCACAAAAGACATGGTCGCCGGTTGTGCGCCTGGGCGGTCTCGTGCTCAACGACGAGAACCGGAGCAATCCGGATGCGCCCTGGGCCGACGTGAAAGTACGCCAGGCGATGAACTATGCCGTGGACAAACAGACCATCATCGATGAGCTGTTCCAGGGCGAGGCAACGGTTGCTGCAAGTGACACGCCGGTGACCGCATGGGACTCGGTCGAGCCCTATCCGTATGATCCTGAGATGGCCCGGAAATTACTGGCTGAGGCAGGTTATGGCGACGGGTTCGACATCACCCTGAAAACGTTCACCACTACACCCGGAGCTGAGTTGCCGTTGATGGCGGAAGCTGTAGCGCTTTACTGGAACGATGTGGGCATCAATACGACTATCGAACCGGTGGACTGGCCGGCCCTGCGCTCGCAGTGGACCGAGGGAAAGGCTACCGATTTCGTGTGGACCCATCGCGGGTTCCCATTTGCCAATCCGGCCAACGGTCTCGAAGCCGGCTTCGTGTCCGACAGCCTGTTCGCCAGCTATGCTTCCGATGAGCTGGATGCGATGATTGATGATTATGCCGCCGAGCAGGACCTGGATCTGCGCGAGGAAAAGCTGACAGCAATCGGTCAGTATCTGCGAGACCAGGCGGCGGCGGTTTTCATTGCGCTTGCCAACGAACCCTACGGTGTTGGCAGCAAGGTCGAAAGCTGGCCGATCAACACCTCCTATGTATGGAATTTCGATCAGGTACAGGCGGCCGACTAA